A single region of the Pontimicrobium sp. SW4 genome encodes:
- a CDS encoding DUF5916 domain-containing protein: MKNTLFVLVAFLCISTISSQEKKFVNLKRAKIAPKIDGVLDDQAWQEAEEAKDFVQFRPDVGVKETLDEQTIVKVTYDDNAVYFSAFMRDDPSKIMKQFTTRDNFGQADFFLISINPNNDGQNDTEFLVFTTGTQADAIVTSNGNEDWGWNAVWDSAVKIVENGWIAEIKIPYSALRFSNQEVQTWGINYHRRYMRDNRQYTWNPIDLASGKKIGLMHGEIRGIENINPPTRLSLYPFASAITRSFDGENDSDANFGMDIKYGITENFTLDATLVPDFSQAGFDDVELNLGPFEQEFSEQRQFFTEGVDLFSKGNLFYSRRIGNSPSAYPTLGANESVTKYPNNVKVINALKLSGRTKEGLGVAFFNAITEKTEATIKDNTSQNTRKEVVEPLANYNILVVDKQFNGNSSVSLVNTNVMRDGGFRDANVTAGLFDINNKKNTYNYEGAIKVSNVNYKGIDETTTGVSGGLGFNKISGNYRFGVDYEMADKKFDINDMGIQFRNNFSNFSTYASYQTFKPTEKLNNYRINMWFNYERLFRPSTYTNKNLGINFNAQTKKLLNFGGNMNWQIGKQFDYWEPRTDGRYFTFNNGFNMNAWIGTNRAKKFSFMTRQGFATLFDKDRNVFVHFWAVDPTIRLTDKFSLSYSYQYDRGNGGRGYVTTANNDDIIFGERLQKTITNSISGNYNFNSFHGLSLTFRNYWSTVDYDYDLYTLENDGSTINTSGYNVDNIGFNPNVNFNTWNLDFRYSWQFAPGSQLTALYRNSLFNFDNMSKENFFNSIDTLFDQPIEHIFSLRMVYYIDYNNIKNVFKKKNS, from the coding sequence ATGAAAAACACACTTTTTGTGTTGGTTGCATTTTTATGCATCTCAACTATCTCATCACAGGAAAAAAAATTCGTAAACCTTAAAAGAGCCAAAATAGCACCTAAAATTGATGGTGTTTTAGACGATCAAGCTTGGCAAGAAGCTGAAGAAGCAAAAGACTTCGTACAATTTAGGCCTGATGTTGGAGTTAAAGAAACTCTAGATGAGCAAACTATTGTAAAAGTTACTTATGATGATAATGCTGTTTATTTTTCGGCATTTATGCGTGACGATCCTTCAAAAATCATGAAGCAGTTTACAACACGTGATAATTTTGGTCAAGCCGATTTTTTCTTAATATCAATAAATCCAAACAATGATGGACAAAATGACACTGAGTTTTTGGTATTTACTACTGGAACGCAAGCCGATGCAATAGTAACTTCCAATGGTAATGAAGATTGGGGTTGGAACGCAGTTTGGGATAGTGCTGTTAAAATAGTTGAAAACGGTTGGATTGCAGAAATCAAGATTCCCTACTCTGCATTACGTTTTTCGAACCAAGAGGTACAAACTTGGGGAATTAATTACCATAGACGTTATATGAGAGACAATCGCCAATATACATGGAACCCTATAGATCTAGCTTCTGGAAAAAAAATTGGTTTAATGCATGGCGAAATACGTGGTATTGAAAATATAAATCCCCCAACAAGATTAAGCTTGTATCCATTTGCATCAGCGATAACAAGAAGTTTTGATGGTGAAAACGATAGTGATGCTAACTTTGGTATGGATATAAAATATGGCATTACCGAAAATTTCACCCTGGATGCGACATTAGTTCCAGATTTTAGTCAAGCAGGTTTTGATGATGTAGAGCTAAACCTTGGTCCTTTTGAACAAGAGTTTTCAGAACAACGACAGTTTTTTACTGAGGGTGTAGACCTCTTCAGTAAAGGTAATCTATTCTATTCTAGACGTATTGGTAATAGCCCTAGCGCATACCCAACACTTGGCGCTAACGAAAGCGTTACTAAATATCCAAACAATGTAAAAGTAATAAATGCATTAAAACTCTCTGGAAGAACAAAGGAAGGTTTAGGAGTCGCATTTTTTAATGCCATTACCGAGAAAACCGAAGCGACAATTAAAGACAATACCTCTCAAAACACTAGAAAAGAAGTAGTTGAACCTCTTGCTAACTATAATATTTTAGTGGTTGATAAACAGTTTAATGGTAACTCATCCGTTAGTTTAGTAAATACTAATGTAATGCGTGATGGAGGTTTTAGAGACGCAAATGTTACAGCTGGGTTGTTTGATATTAATAATAAGAAAAACACGTATAATTATGAAGGAGCGATAAAAGTTAGTAATGTAAATTATAAAGGAATAGATGAAACAACTACTGGTGTGAGTGGTGGTTTAGGATTTAATAAAATTAGTGGTAATTATAGATTTGGTGTTGATTACGAAATGGCTGATAAAAAATTTGACATCAATGACATGGGAATTCAATTTAGAAATAATTTTAGCAACTTTTCTACTTACGCCTCATATCAAACATTTAAGCCTACCGAAAAGCTTAATAATTATAGAATAAATATGTGGTTTAACTACGAACGCTTATTTAGACCAAGCACTTATACAAACAAAAATTTAGGTATTAACTTTAATGCACAAACCAAAAAACTGCTCAATTTTGGTGGAAATATGAATTGGCAAATTGGAAAACAATTTGACTATTGGGAGCCAAGAACCGATGGTCGCTATTTTACTTTTAACAACGGCTTTAATATGAATGCTTGGATTGGCACTAATAGAGCAAAAAAATTCTCATTTATGACGCGTCAAGGATTTGCAACACTTTTTGATAAAGATCGCAATGTGTTTGTCCACTTTTGGGCTGTAGACCCTACAATTAGACTGACTGATAAATTTAGTTTGAGTTATTCGTATCAATATGATCGTGGTAATGGTGGACGAGGCTATGTAACAACAGCTAACAACGACGACATTATCTTTGGGGAACGTTTGCAAAAAACGATTACTAATAGTATTTCTGGTAATTATAATTTCAATTCATTTCATGGCTTATCGCTAACATTTAGAAATTATTGGTCAACTGTAGATTACGATTACGACTTGTATACCTTAGAAAATGATGGAAGCACCATAAATACTAGTGGTTATAATGTAGATAATATTGGTTTTAACCCTAATGTAAATTTCAATACTTGGAATTTAGATTTTAGATATTCATGGCAATTCGCTCCTGGAAGTCAGTTAACAGCTTTATATAGGAATTCGTTATTCAATTTTGATAATATGTCAAAAGAAAACTTTTTTAATAGTATAGATACACTTTTCGATCAGCCAATAGAACATATATTCTCACTACGTATGGTGTATTATATAGATTATAACAATATTAAAAACGTATTCAAAAAGAAGAATAGTTAA
- a CDS encoding DUF5916 domain-containing protein — MKRALFFLSIFCCVHLATAQEKKTLNITKTTVVPKIDGVLDDPIWSTVEIATDFVQYDPEMGVKASENKKTEVRVTYNDQAIFIAAYLHDNPEDVFKVFSPRDDFGQADYFGVTFNPNNDAQNDIKFYVMSSGTQADIVGGSSGRRGGGPGPRGDRGWNAVWDSAVKHVDDGWIVEMKIPYAALRFSNQEDPVWGIQFYRKYRKDGLDYSWSPIDRTVGSQGIYDGELRGLKNITPPTRLSFYPFASHTVVTQSNETVSSTGFGMDVKYGITESFTLDVTLIPDFSQAAFDKVELNLGPFEQRFDEQRQFFKEGVNLFSKGDLFYSRRIGNAPVGRYDIYDDLVDEIDEVEEVVDNPSSVKMLNAIKVSGRNKNGLGIGVFNAITEKTSARIKNTKYDLDINDEKIDSTITYREQTTEPFTNYNIIVLDQQFNQNSSVSFVNTNVTREGHFRDANASALLFSLNDKTNTYRVSGQGKMSRLNLVGDNSTGFDAGFEIGKVSGTYQYGLEGSIRDDKYDVNDLGFGVRNNFKNLQGKFSYQIFEPFGIFNSFSIRTESEFNWRHSNNDFTGNRTSFNVNARTKSLMFIGGNITLMLGEQRDYFEPRDQENDRFFSFKNWVQGRMYFFTNSNKALSASGNLNYGKLFQKDLDIREYGIRFGPEFRFSDKLTIEYDLEYQRKINDRGYVSNINDGEIIFGQRDVKTVENSISGSLNFNSLNSITLSFRNYWSTATYDDSLYTLLEDGDLTTSTGHTITNLDLNPHRNFNIWNLDLSYEWQFAPGSQLVALYRNQLFNSSSASKDSFRDSLKDLFDQDIQHTFSVKMVYFLDYNSLKGVFKKKDSAIGAP; from the coding sequence ATGAAAAGAGCACTCTTCTTTTTATCTATTTTCTGTTGTGTCCATTTAGCAACTGCGCAAGAGAAAAAAACATTAAACATTACAAAAACTACTGTAGTCCCAAAAATTGATGGCGTATTAGACGACCCTATTTGGAGTACTGTTGAAATTGCAACCGATTTTGTTCAATACGACCCAGAAATGGGAGTAAAAGCATCAGAAAACAAAAAAACCGAAGTAAGAGTTACCTATAATGACCAAGCAATTTTTATTGCAGCTTACTTACATGACAATCCTGAAGATGTTTTTAAAGTCTTTTCACCTAGAGACGATTTTGGTCAAGCTGATTATTTTGGAGTAACATTTAATCCAAATAATGATGCCCAAAACGATATAAAATTTTATGTAATGAGCTCAGGGACTCAAGCTGATATTGTAGGAGGTTCTAGTGGACGAAGAGGTGGAGGACCAGGACCTAGAGGAGATAGAGGTTGGAATGCTGTTTGGGATAGTGCTGTAAAGCATGTAGACGATGGTTGGATTGTAGAAATGAAAATTCCTTACGCAGCTCTTCGTTTTTCAAATCAAGAAGACCCAGTTTGGGGAATTCAATTTTATAGAAAATATAGAAAAGATGGCCTTGATTATAGTTGGAGCCCAATAGATAGAACAGTTGGAAGTCAAGGAATTTATGATGGCGAACTTAGAGGTTTAAAAAATATAACCCCGCCTACTCGATTAAGCTTTTACCCTTTTGCGTCACATACTGTAGTTACGCAAAGTAATGAAACTGTTAGCAGTACAGGTTTTGGAATGGATGTAAAATATGGAATTACTGAAAGTTTCACATTAGACGTAACCTTAATTCCAGATTTTAGTCAAGCAGCTTTCGATAAGGTAGAATTAAATTTAGGACCTTTTGAACAGAGATTTGATGAGCAACGACAGTTTTTTAAAGAGGGTGTTAATCTGTTTAGTAAAGGCGATTTATTCTACTCTAGAAGAATCGGTAATGCTCCAGTTGGACGTTATGACATCTATGACGATTTAGTTGATGAGATAGATGAAGTTGAAGAAGTAGTAGATAATCCTAGTAGCGTAAAAATGCTGAATGCTATAAAGGTTTCAGGTAGAAATAAAAACGGTTTGGGTATTGGTGTTTTTAATGCTATCACTGAGAAAACAAGTGCTAGAATAAAGAATACAAAATACGATCTTGATATAAATGATGAGAAAATTGACTCTACAATAACCTATAGAGAACAAACCACAGAACCTTTTACGAATTATAATATTATAGTTTTAGACCAACAGTTTAATCAAAACTCTTCTGTAAGCTTTGTAAACACTAATGTTACTAGAGAAGGGCATTTTAGAGATGCAAACGCATCAGCCCTATTATTTAGTTTAAATGATAAAACCAATACTTACAGGGTTAGCGGTCAAGGTAAAATGAGTCGTCTTAATTTAGTAGGTGATAATTCTACTGGTTTTGATGCAGGTTTTGAAATTGGAAAAGTGAGTGGAACATATCAATATGGTTTAGAAGGTAGCATTAGAGATGATAAATATGATGTAAATGATTTAGGGTTTGGTGTTAGAAATAATTTTAAAAACCTACAGGGTAAATTCAGTTATCAAATATTTGAGCCTTTCGGAATTTTTAACAGTTTTTCTATAAGAACAGAAAGCGAATTTAACTGGAGGCATAGTAATAATGATTTTACTGGTAATAGAACGAGTTTTAATGTAAATGCCAGAACAAAAAGCCTTATGTTTATAGGTGGAAACATTACCTTGATGCTAGGTGAACAACGTGATTATTTCGAACCTAGAGACCAAGAAAACGATCGCTTTTTCTCATTTAAAAATTGGGTTCAAGGCAGGATGTACTTTTTTACCAATAGTAACAAAGCGCTTTCTGCAAGTGGAAATTTAAACTATGGTAAATTATTTCAAAAAGATTTAGATATACGTGAATACGGTATTAGATTTGGTCCCGAATTTCGTTTTAGCGACAAATTAACCATAGAGTATGATCTTGAATATCAAAGAAAAATAAACGATAGAGGTTATGTTAGTAACATTAATGATGGTGAAATTATTTTTGGACAAAGAGATGTAAAAACTGTTGAAAACTCTATTTCTGGTTCTTTAAACTTTAATTCATTAAACTCTATAACATTGTCCTTTAGAAATTACTGGTCCACAGCTACTTATGATGATAGTCTTTATACTTTACTTGAAGATGGCGATTTAACAACTAGTACAGGGCATACTATTACCAATCTAGATCTTAATCCTCATAGAAACTTTAACATCTGGAACCTAGATCTTAGCTACGAATGGCAATTTGCTCCAGGAAGTCAGTTAGTAGCTTTATATAGAAACCAGTTGTTCAATTCATCTTCAGCATCTAAAGATTCTTTTAGGGATAGTTTAAAAGATTTATTTGATCAGGATATTCAGCATACATTTTCTGTAAAAATGGTGTACTTCTTAGATTATAATTCATTAAAAGGAGTTTTCAAGAAAAAAGACTCAGCAATTGGAGCTCCATAA
- a CDS encoding ABC transporter ATP-binding protein, whose translation MIKVKNIHKYYDDLHVLKGVDLSINQGEIVSIVGASGAGKTTLLQILGTLDEPSKKEPHELFIDNTSITNLKEKELAKFRNEHLGFIFQFHQLLPEFTALENVCIPAFIKGTPKKDAENKAKELLEFLGLSYRVDHKPNELSGGEQQRVAVARALINNPKIIFADEPSGNLDSESAENLHNLFFKLRDQFGQTFVIVTHNQELANMADRKLVMVDGKMVNNT comes from the coding sequence ATGATTAAAGTAAAAAACATTCATAAATACTATGATGATTTACACGTATTAAAAGGTGTAGACTTAAGTATTAATCAAGGTGAAATTGTCTCTATAGTTGGTGCATCTGGTGCAGGAAAAACTACATTACTGCAAATTTTGGGAACTTTGGACGAACCATCAAAAAAAGAACCTCACGAATTATTTATAGACAATACATCAATTACAAATCTTAAAGAGAAGGAATTGGCAAAGTTTAGAAATGAGCATTTAGGCTTCATTTTTCAATTTCATCAATTACTACCAGAATTTACGGCTTTAGAGAATGTGTGTATTCCTGCATTTATAAAAGGAACTCCAAAAAAAGATGCTGAAAACAAAGCCAAAGAGCTTCTTGAGTTTTTAGGTCTTTCTTATAGAGTTGACCACAAACCCAATGAATTATCAGGTGGCGAACAACAACGTGTGGCTGTTGCTAGAGCATTAATAAATAATCCAAAAATTATTTTTGCAGATGAACCTTCGGGTAATTTAGATAGCGAATCTGCAGAAAACCTTCATAATCTATTTTTTAAACTTCGTGACCAATTTGGTCAAACCTTTGTTATTGTAACCCATAATCAAGAATTGGCAAATATGGCAGATAGAAAGCTTGTAATGGTCGACGGCAAAATGGTAAATAACACTTAG
- a CDS encoding dicarboxylate/amino acid:cation symporter, whose product MKKMALHWKILLGMLLGVVIGLIAIQFSWGQGFVTDWIKPLGQIFISLLKLIAVPLVIVSLSKGITDFKDLSDLSKIGGRTIGFYLFTTVLAVILGLSLVNAFAPGSNVNPDALINLSEGFTASMSDKIASADIGNKGPLSFFVELVPQNMFNAFTNNASMLQVIFVTIFFSICMLLIPSKHAKPVKKLIDSINKIMLKMVDVIMLTAPYAVAALIATLIAETTNAELFIALLRYAALLLFGMLLLIGVYVLLIMLYAKKSPKYFLKGILPAQLTALTTSSSMATLPVTMKCVEENLGVEQEISSFVCPVGATINMDATSLMQAIAAVFVCQVLGHDLTLTDQLTIVLTATLASIGAAATPSAGIIMLVIVLESVGFPSEKLAVALAMIMSVDRPLDMARTVVNISGDSCVAVLVAKSLKKLK is encoded by the coding sequence ATGAAAAAAATGGCATTGCATTGGAAGATTCTATTAGGAATGCTATTGGGTGTTGTTATTGGTCTAATTGCTATTCAATTTTCTTGGGGGCAAGGTTTTGTCACCGATTGGATAAAGCCCTTAGGACAAATTTTTATAAGCCTTTTAAAACTTATAGCTGTACCACTAGTTATTGTATCGCTTTCAAAAGGAATTACAGATTTTAAAGATTTATCCGATTTATCAAAAATTGGAGGTAGAACCATTGGTTTTTATTTGTTCACTACAGTTTTAGCTGTTATTTTAGGGTTGTCTTTGGTTAATGCTTTTGCTCCTGGTTCTAATGTAAATCCAGATGCCTTAATAAATCTGTCTGAAGGGTTTACTGCAAGTATGAGCGATAAAATTGCCTCAGCTGATATTGGAAATAAAGGGCCTTTAAGTTTCTTTGTTGAGCTTGTGCCTCAAAATATGTTTAATGCATTTACAAACAATGCAAGCATGTTGCAAGTTATTTTTGTGACCATCTTTTTTAGTATATGTATGCTTTTAATTCCGAGTAAACATGCCAAACCAGTAAAAAAGTTGATTGATTCAATAAATAAAATCATGCTTAAAATGGTGGATGTTATCATGCTTACTGCTCCTTACGCAGTTGCTGCTTTAATAGCGACGCTTATCGCAGAAACTACCAATGCCGAATTATTTATTGCTTTATTAAGATATGCTGCTTTACTCCTATTTGGCATGTTGTTATTGATTGGTGTGTATGTGTTACTAATTATGCTATACGCCAAAAAATCACCTAAATACTTTTTAAAGGGCATATTACCAGCGCAACTTACGGCATTGACTACAAGTTCTAGTATGGCAACATTACCAGTAACCATGAAATGTGTTGAAGAAAATTTAGGCGTTGAACAAGAAATAAGCAGTTTTGTATGTCCTGTTGGCGCTACCATAAATATGGATGCTACAAGTTTAATGCAAGCGATTGCGGCTGTTTTTGTATGTCAAGTTTTGGGCCATGATTTAACTTTAACCGACCAATTAACTATTGTACTAACGGCAACGCTCGCATCTATTGGCGCAGCAGCAACACCAAGTGCAGGTATTATTATGTTAGTGATTGTTTTAGAATCTGTTGGTTTTCCTTCTGAAAAGTTAGCTGTGGCTTTAGCTATGATTATGTCAGTTGATAGACCTTTAGATATGGCTCGAACGGTTGTGAATATTTCTGGTGATAGCTGTGTTGCTGTTCTTGTAGCTAAGTCTTTGAAGAAACTTAAGTAG
- a CDS encoding serine hydrolase translates to MKNFIISILLMSIVVSCKNSKNNIAKLENNSIQFTKDKDYLSPDPYTEFTEEFTMNRDSFLGLQFTLEKPLVKILKDIDSNMSEEELLKNGNFQFTILVNDKEVFKENLNKGAGTYETKTKQLLYKLPLISIEQQDSWMWFLWARYYYMSGGRDLLVDQHKITIEVRTYLKSDAIQTGSLLAKGSFNYSVAEAPFKAHEVPVQPIQPNSGWILSNDYYDTAKIEALNKKISQKRFENIDGIVVIKEGKLLIEEYFNGEGRDTLHNPRSVGKTIASTVMGIAIEEKYIKDENQQLKDFYDLKKFKNYSPEKEEITLKALLTMSSGMIGDDSDMSNPGNEEYMYPTDDWVKFALDLPIDKNKKMNKDYTYFTAGVVVLGDIIHKSVPGGLESYADKKLFAPLGITNYRWQYTPQGVGNTAGGIQLRALDFAKYGQLYKNKGKWNGKQILPEAWVEKSLAKQVSQAYAGIENGYYGYLFWNKVYRVNGKDYEVSFCTGNGGNKIFVFKDIPFVVVITSSNYGRPYAHTDADKMMTEYILPAVFAKK, encoded by the coding sequence ATGAAAAATTTCATCATATCAATTCTACTTATGAGTATTGTAGTCTCATGTAAAAACTCAAAAAACAATATTGCCAAACTAGAGAACAACTCAATACAATTCACTAAAGATAAAGATTATCTTTCGCCAGATCCTTATACAGAATTTACAGAGGAATTTACTATGAATCGAGATAGTTTTTTAGGTCTACAATTTACTTTAGAGAAACCATTAGTAAAAATACTGAAAGATATAGATTCTAATATGTCAGAAGAAGAGTTGTTAAAGAATGGAAATTTTCAATTTACAATATTAGTAAATGACAAAGAAGTCTTTAAGGAAAACCTAAATAAAGGAGCTGGAACATACGAAACAAAAACCAAACAATTACTATATAAATTACCACTTATTTCAATAGAACAACAAGATTCTTGGATGTGGTTTTTATGGGCTAGGTATTATTATATGTCTGGAGGAAGAGATTTGCTAGTAGATCAGCATAAAATAACTATAGAAGTAAGAACTTATCTAAAATCTGATGCTATACAAACAGGTTCTCTTTTAGCAAAAGGAAGCTTTAATTATAGCGTAGCTGAAGCTCCTTTCAAAGCTCATGAAGTGCCAGTACAACCTATACAACCCAATAGTGGATGGATACTCTCCAACGATTATTACGATACAGCAAAAATAGAAGCGCTTAACAAAAAGATTTCTCAAAAGAGGTTTGAAAATATTGATGGTATCGTTGTGATAAAAGAGGGTAAACTACTTATAGAAGAATACTTTAATGGAGAAGGAAGAGATACATTGCACAACCCAAGGTCTGTTGGTAAAACAATTGCTTCTACTGTCATGGGAATTGCCATAGAAGAAAAGTATATAAAAGATGAGAATCAACAATTAAAAGATTTTTATGATCTTAAAAAATTCAAAAACTATAGTCCAGAGAAAGAAGAGATTACTTTAAAAGCGCTACTAACTATGAGTTCTGGAATGATTGGTGACGATTCAGATATGAGCAACCCAGGGAATGAAGAATATATGTATCCTACTGATGATTGGGTAAAATTCGCTTTAGACTTGCCTATAGATAAAAATAAAAAGATGAATAAAGACTATACTTATTTTACAGCTGGAGTCGTTGTTTTGGGAGATATTATCCATAAATCTGTACCAGGAGGCCTCGAATCTTATGCCGATAAAAAGTTGTTTGCACCATTAGGAATCACGAATTATAGATGGCAATATACACCACAAGGTGTTGGTAATACAGCTGGAGGTATTCAACTAAGAGCTCTAGACTTTGCTAAATATGGGCAACTCTATAAAAACAAAGGCAAATGGAACGGAAAACAAATACTACCTGAAGCATGGGTAGAAAAAAGCTTAGCTAAACAAGTATCGCAAGCTTATGCTGGAATAGAAAACGGATATTATGGTTACCTTTTCTGGAATAAAGTGTATAGAGTAAATGGTAAAGACTACGAAGTATCTTTTTGTACTGGTAATGGAGGTAATAAAATCTTTGTCTTTAAAGATATTCCTTTTGTAGTAGTTATTACTAGCTCTAATTATGGTAGACCATATGCACATACCGATGCAGACAAAATGATGACAGAATATATTTTACCTGCTGTGTTTGCTAAAAAATAA